AGGCAGCCGTATTTGCAATTCGTAATAATCTGATTACAATTTAATCATAGTCAATACGTTTGCGGAGTCGAAAATTACTACTAAATATATAAGATTAGTAATAAATAAAAAGCTCATGTAATGTTTCACGTGAAACATTATATGGGTTTTTTAAATTTATAGAATTTAGGTGTCAAAAGGTGATTCATAACTTTGTGCAATATGCCAATCAAAAAATTAAAAATCATCTTTTGACATCCGGATCTTTACAGAAAAATGCGCCCTATGAATTAAATTCTTTTGGTCAGGATCAAACACTTCGTGGAAAAATTAGCTGTAAACAGCACCACTTTGTCACCGCTCTAGCGTAACAGTGAATTTAAAATGTGTGTCATTTCTTGTTCTTGGTATAGGTTATTTTAAAATTAGGTTACAAATAAGTTTAATAGCTTATTTGTTGTTCCTAAACAAAACAGATACATTTGATAGTATCGTAAATGGGATAATTACATTACTACTTTACAACAAATTTGCTCAGAAAATTAAATTAGTAAATTAGCATATTAGATAAAAGAAAGTAAAAATGTATTGATTTTATAGAATCCGCAAAATTAATCTTAGTGCTTTGTAATATATTACATTAAAAACTAATTTATAAGTGATATCTGACCAGACTATTATTAAATCTATAAAGATGGTTATATATAGAATGTTTCACGTGAAACATTCTTAAAAAGAAGTTGATTAATTATATTTATAAATTAATTGTTTTCTTAAAATAAATATTCAAGGAAAAATAGTGTAAAGGTAAGATTCATATATTTAAAATTATACTTATATAATGGAAATTTGTAACAAGGACAAAACTAAAAATATATTTTATATTAATATCAATATAAAAAAGAAAACATTAAAAATGTTTCACGTGAAACATTTTTAACTCATGATAATAGGAGGTACATATTATTATATCAATAAAATTGCACACAATCTGAAAGCATCAGAATAGAATTTATATGCTTATCTGTCAAATTAAAATTTTTTATTAGGAATATATATTTTTTGAATGATTCGTGATCAATGAAACATTACATATGAGACATTAGGCCTATGTTATATTATTGTAAAATATTATATTATGACCAGAAAAAATAATTTTTAACTAAAGCTATACAAAAGCCTTGACTTTGTGTGATTTGTTGGCTGATAATTTATACAAAAGTTTTTTACTACCAAAATTTCCACAGATAATTGTGTCTTATGAATATAAAAGTCATTTTGACCAGAAATTGTACCTAATCAAAAATGGCTATAAACGGGACAGTCCAAGTATACGAAAGAGCTACAAAAGGTTCTTTATCGGATGAAGAAGTAAATAATTTTTAATTCGATAAAAATATATAATTCTTTTAATTCCAGATGAATAATAAAAGTAAAATTATACAAAATGTTTCACGTGAAACATTTTATTATAGAAATGCATATATATAAGTGCTATAATGAAAACAATAAAAAAGGAAATGAGGATTAAAATGAGCAGAATTATAGCAATCGCCAACCAAAAGGGTGGTGTAGGTAAAACAACAACGGCGATTAACCTTGCTTCCTGTTTAGCCGAAGCAGGAAAAAAAGTTTTGACAATTGATCTTGATCCGCAGGGAAATATGACGAGTGGATTAGGTGTAAATAAAAATGAATTGGAAAACACGGTATACGAATTAATGCTGGATGAATGTTCTATCAAAGAAAGTATGGTAGATACGGTAGTGGAAGGCATGAAAATTATACCGTCCAATGTAAATCTTGCAGGAGCAGAAATTGAACTGTTAGGCATTGAAGATAAAGAATATATTTTGAAAAATGCTGTAGATTATGTCAGGGATGATTATGATTTTATAATTATTGATTGTCCGCCGTCATTGAATATGTTGACAATTAACGCCATGACTACGGCTGATTCTGTACTTGTTCCAATCCAGTGTGAATATTATGCATTAGAGGGACTCAGTCAGTTGATACACACTATTGATCTTGTACAGCAGAGATTGAATCCTGAACTTCATATTGATGGTATCGTTTTTACCATGTATGATGTAAGAACAAATCTATCAAACCAGGTTGTTGAAAATGTAAGAACAAATCTTGATACAAAGATTTATGATACATTAATACCTAGAAATATACGTCTTGCAGAAGCACCATCACATGGATTACCTATTAACATGTATGATACAAAATCTGCAGGATCAGAGAGCTATCGCATGTTAGCAAAAGAAGTTATGGAAAGGAAGAATGTATAAAATATGGCAACAAAAAAACGTGGTTTGGGACAGGGAATAGATTCATTGATTCCAAATAAAGTAAATGTAAATAAAGAATCAGAGACAATAAAGGTAAATGCAGATTCTGAGAAGAAAGATGGAATTTTTGTCAATATTAATAAAGTAGAACCAAACAGGGAACAGCCAAGAAAAAATTTTGATGAAGATTTATTAGTAGATTTATCAGAGTCCATTAAACAGGTAGGGGTACTTCAGCCATTACTTGTATTAGATAAAAAGGATTATTACGAAATCATTGCAGGTGAGCGACGCTGGAGAGCTGCAAAACTTGCAGGATTAAAAGAAGTTCCAGTCCGAATCATGAATCTTACGGATCAGGAAGTAGTAGAAATTTCATTGGTGGAAAATATACAGAGAGAAAATTTAAATCCAATTGAGGAAGCGTTTGCATATAAAAGACTTTTGACAGAATTTCATTTGAAACAGGATGAGGTTGCCGAGCGTGTTTCTAAGAGCAGAACGGCAGTAACCAATTCGATGAGACTTTTGAAATTAGATGAACGTGTTCAGCAAATGGTAATTGATGATATGATTACAACTGGTCATGCAAGGGCACTGCTTGGAATTGAAGATGCGGAAAAACAATATGCAACGGCTCAGAAAATTTTTGACGAAAATTTGAGCGTACGTGAGACAGAAAAGCTGGTAAAAAAAATCCAAAAGAATAAAGATGTTCCTGTAGAAAAGAAAAAGGTTTCAGATCCTGCAATGGAAGCAATTTATCATGATTTAGAGGAAAAGATGAAATCAATCCTTGGAACAAAAGTCGCTATCAATAAAAAGGATGATCAAAAAGGAAAAATTGAAATTGAATATTATTCTATGGATGAATTAGACCGGATTATTGATCTGATTCGTACAATCGCATAAAATACACAGAACATTTGTTCTAAATAACGAAAGGTAAAATAATGATTTCAAAGTATTTAGGAATTGATTCAGATTATATTATTATAGGACTCTGCGGGGTTCTGTTGATTTTATTTATATTGGTGATTATAAATATTGTTCAGATGAAAAAACTGAAAAAGAATTATCGTATTTTTATGAGCGGAAAAGATGCGAAGACATTGGAAGATACATTGATTCAAAGGCTCGATCAGGTTGATTCCCTGTTAGAATCAAATGAAGAAAATGACAGAAATATTAAAGTACTCTCTAAAAATATGCAGTGTACCTATCAGAAAATGGGACTTATTAAGTATGATGCATTTCATGAGATGGGCGGAAAATTAAGTTTTTCTCTTGCAATGTTAGATATGCGCAATAATGGATTTATTATTAACGCAATGCACACCAGAGAAGGCTGCTATACATATATTAAAGAAATTATTGATGGCAATTCTGTAATTGTTTTATCAGAGGAAGAGCAGGAAGCTTTAAAACGAGCAATGAATCCAAATAGCGATTTGAAAAATTCAAATGAGGAATAATGAAAAATAAGATAATGGAGAGATAATGATAATACGGCAGGTCAAATCACTTGTAGGCGGAGAAACACTGGCGGAACCGGTTATAACGAAAGAAAAAGAAATATTGATATCCGGCGGAACTGTGTTAAAACCGGAGTATTTGGATCTGATTTCTTTTTTGGGAATTGATACAGTATGTATCGAAGATCCGTATGAAGCCTTTGAAACAACACATTTGATTATCAATGAAGAAAGAGAAAAGTATTATGTCAGTGAAGTACAGAAAATTCTGGAGAATCATATATACCATGGAAAAAATTCACTGAGCAAAATGGCTGAGCTGGCAAATGAAATTGTCAGTGAAATAACAAAAGCAGAACAGCCTAAGGTAATAGATATAGAAGAACGCAATGGAAATCTTTATGAGCATACGGTACAGGTGACTATGTTATCTCTGGCAGTTGCAAAAATGTTAAAAGTAAAAGAAGAGGATTATATTGATATTGCCATAGGGGCATTATTGCATGATCTTGGTATGCGTTATACTACGGTTCCATATATTAATTTTGATATGGATAGCAGACCGGCATCTGAAGTATTTGAATTAAAAAAACATACAATACTGGCATATTCAGCGTTAGAAGGTGAAGACTGGATATCACCGGTCTCAAAAAAAATGGTATTAACACATCATGAGAGAAAAGATGGATCAGGATATCCTTTAAAACAAAAAACAAAGGATATAGAGTGTAATATATTACAGGTGTGTGATGCATTTGATTGTATGATTTCCGGAATGGAATGTAAAAGAATCAGTGTACAGCAGGCACTTGAGACAATGATCGAGGCGGCAGACCTCTTATTTGAACGGAAAATTGTAAAAGTAATACAGAAAATGGTTGCATATTATCCGGTTGGTACGAAAATCAGGCTGAATACAGGAGAAACAGGGATTGTCATATGCCAGACGGATAATTCGATTCGTCCAATCGTTGTGGTATTGGATCAGACGAATCAAATGACGGAAATCAGGTATGACCTGACAAAAAATAAAAAAATATCAATTCTGCAGTTGGTTTAAGAATGGAGATAGTGTGAAAAATACATTTTTCACACACAAGATTTGTGCTGACACACAAACTTGAGATGCGCTGGAGGAAGGCGCAGGAATGGAGATAAGTATGCATAAATTTTTAAGAGCAGTCGGTCTTTCTGATATTAAGAAAGAAGAACTCGAAAAAATATGTAAAGATATAGAAGCAAAACCAGATACGATTAAGGTGGCAGAGGATTCTGAAGGAAATGAATTTGCAGAACTTTGTTATCAGTTTGGTGACTTTTTTGGTCTGACATTAAGAGGTACCTATCGGGAAGATGATACATTTGAGATGGATTATTACTATCCATATTTTTTTGGCACAATGTTATCCACAAGAGAACAGGCAGAAGTGGAAAAGCATGCGGAAAAAGAGTCCTATGCGGGGATATGTGATGAAGTCCGAATAGGTGTAACATTAATTTTCTATCTGCAGAATGTTGTTGATTTTCTGGCAGTAAAAGGATCAAAAAGATATATAAATCTGGAAGAGGGTGTCATTTTAGGTGCACTTTCCACAGAGGGAAAAATTTTGCTCCCAATTAACAAAGCTGAGAAAAAAAATAAACAGAATCAGCAGAATACCACAGATCGCAATTATCTGGTTGCAGCTGCAAGAGACGGGGATGAGAATGCGATTGAAAATTTAACATTAGAAGATATTGATACATATTCCATGTTATCGAGACGCATTACCCATGAGGATGTACTCAGCATTGTCGATTCTTATTTTATGCCATATGGTATTGAAAGCGATCAGTATGCAATCCTTGGCGAAATCATGGACTGCAGGATGGAGCAGAATAATCTTACAGGTGAGAATGTATGGGTACTTGATATCTGCTGCAATGAAATGAATTTTGGTGTATGTATCAATCAGAAAGATCTGGTTGGGGAACCACAGGTTGGCAGACGATTTAAGGGCATTGTATGGATGCAGGGAAGTATAAAATATAGAGAATAAGTATAGATATTTTTGAGGAAGTATGATAGAATAAAAAAGCTGTATGTGGATTTACCACATACAGCATATATCTTATATAAGTTCTCATAGTTAAATGGATATAATAAGCGCCTCCTAAGGTTTAATCATGGTTAAACCCAGTGAAAACACAGAGGTGGTAAATCGGAATTCGATTCCAACAGGGATTGACGAAGATGTCAAAGTAAGATACAATGGAAATTCATCACGAAAGTGATTGGATTCATAGATATGGCAACCGTAGCCAAAAAGGTATGAAAGCCTTGAAAATACGGCGCTTGTCTCCTTAGTTAAATGGATATAACAAGCGCCTCCTAAGGGGCAACTAAGTGGAGACCATTTAGTGAGACACAACGGGATTTTAGAGTTTGCAAAAAGGCTAAAATCAATATATAATAACAGAGGCAATTCATCACGCAAGTGATTGGATTCATAAACATGGCAGCCGGAGCCAAAAAGGCTGAAAAGCCCGAAAATACGGCATTTGTTCCCTTAGTTAAATGGATATAACGGGGTCCTCCTAAGACTCTATTGTAGGTTCGATTCCTATAGGGAACGCTCTATTTTAAGCGGTAATGAGAGAAAAATCATTGCCGTTTTTTTGTTGTTTTTCTGCTAACAGCAAATCAAAATATGAGCATTTTTGCTAACAGAAAATGCAAATTGCTAACAGTAAAATTATTGTAGATTTGCTAACAGAAATGAAAAGCTATAATGCAGCTGGTGTAAAGGGCTGTAAATTGGTGTAGCTAACAAAAGGGTAATGATTAAAAATATTTCTGCTTGGAAAATATCAAGCCTGAATGAGTATTCCGTTCAGATTAGATTAGGTTCTAATCTGGGCGGATTTTTTTATTTCAGGAAGAAGGAGGATGCCTATGCAGAGAAAGTGGATCAGATGGATCCAGATGAAAAGATTGTTGAAATAGCGATTGAACGGCTAAGAGTATTTGAAAACCATCCGTTCCGAGTGGAAATGGATAGCCAGATGAAAAATCTTCAGGACAGTATCAAGAAATACGGAATAATAACTCGGGTAATAGTGAGACCACGAAAGGAAGGATACTACGAAATCATATCAGGGCATAGAAGAATATTTGCAGCGGAAAAACTGGGATATAGAAAAGTACCTACGATAATCCGCTACATGACAGATGATCAGGCAGTTATCGCAATGGTAGATTCAAACTTGCAAAGGGAGAGAATCCAACCGAGTGAAAAAGCATTTGCTTATAAGATGAAATATGATGTGCTCAAAAGAAAATCAGGAAGAAGGAAAGCTGACCAAGTTGACCACAATTCAGGGAAAAAGGGATTGGAGATTATCAGTGAGGAAACTGGAGACAGTCCTAAGCAGGTGCAGAGATATATCAAGATGGCAGATCTGATTCCTGAACTGTTGGAAAAGGTAGATGATGGTTCAATGGGATTTACTCCGGCTGTGCAGATAGCATATCTAAAGAAAAAAGAGCAGAAGGATGTACTTGATGATATGGAATTAACACTATGTACACCATCGTTATCGCAGGCAATGCGTATGAAAAAACTGAGTGCTGATGGAAAATTAACAACCCAGAGAGTTGAAGATATTCTAAGCGAAATAAAGCAGAAAGAAACAGACCGGGTAGTGTTTAAGAATGATCAGCTTCATAAGTATTTTCCAAAGAATTATTCTACGGAACAGATGAAGAGAGAAATAATTGAACTTTTGAAATTGTATGTACTGAATTATTAAAAACAGGAGGAAATGTTATGTGTAAGGTTATTGCAGTATCAAATCAAAAAGGTGGAGTCGGAAAGACCGTATCATGTGTGAATCTGGGTATAGGTCTGGCTCAGGAAGGAAAGAAAGTTCTGCTGATAGACGGAGATCCACAGGGAAGTCTGACAATCAGCCTTGGATATGAGGAGCCGGATGAAATGGAGTATTCTCTGGCAACACTCATGATGAATATTGTGAATGATGAAAAACTGAATATTGAAAAAACAATCCTTCATCATAAGGAAGGTGTGGATCTAATATCGGTGCAGGCTACATACTCCTTTGCGATTGGTGACAGTTATGCTCTGGACATTAGAAATCAAACTCATAGGGTGACTTTTTTGCTAATTGACTTGTTATAGAAAATTTTTGTTGTGGAAATGGATTGCAAAAACGAAAAAAGCGGTTTAAAACTCAGTAAATAGATAAAAATAATAAATATAATATTGACAAAAGTGAAAAAATCACTTAAACTAAACGAGTAAGATAATGGAGGTGCATAATATGCTAATTAGATTTAATGTTAAAAATTTTTTGTCTTTTGATAGAAGAGAAGATGGAAAAACAGAAGAGTTTTCTATGATTTCAGGAAAGGTAAGAAACAAAAAAGAGCATATTTATGATGATGGCAAGATGAAGTTATTAAAGTTTGCTGCCATATATGGGGCAAATGCAGCGGGTAAATCTAATTTGGTTAAAGCAATGGATTTTATGCGTCAAACAGTTATAAAGGGGTTGCCAGACGGTCATACTGAGCGTTATTGTAAAATAGAGCCTTCAAATCAAGATGAAGCTAGTTACTTTGAACTAGAGATTTTATTAAATAATAAATATTATGCATATGGATTTGAAGTGATTTTGAGCCAAAGTAAATTTATTGCAGAATGGTTGATTGAATTAAATACAGATAACTCAGAGAAAGTAATTTTCCAAAGAGATATTTTGACAGGAAAATATGAACTTGGAAAAGATTTAAGACATAAAGGTCTTTATGAGAAAATAGATGTTTATGCAAGCGATGTAAGTGACGATACATCGGTATTGTTTTTAAATTTAATGAACCAAAATAAGAAAAATTTATATAGCGAGTTTGATGATGCTGCCATAATAAGAGATGTGTTTTTGTGGATAAAAGAGCAATTTGATATTAATTATCCAGATCAACCTATTTCGGATTATTCTTACTTGGCCAAGGCAAAGGATGTTCAGGAAGTCTGTAGAGTTATTTCTGCATTTGGTACTGGAATTACGGATTTTAAAATGGTAGATGTACCGGTAGAAAAGGTGCTTGGTGAGTTACCACAGAAATTGCAGAAAAGAATAATTTCAGATATTGAACAGAAGCAAGCAGAAATTAGAGGAAATGAAAAATTATCTCAAATTGCGCTGGTTATGAGAAGTAATACAAACTTTTTTATTATTACTCTTAGTGAAGAAGATGGAATAAAATGTCAGACAATAGAATTTTCTCACGGAGAAAAAGATGTACTATTTCAGTTGTCGGAAGAGTCTGATGGAACTGTACGTGTATTAGATTTATTGGAAATTTTACTTGCGGGTGAAGGAAAAACCTATGTAATAGATGAACTTGATAGATGCTTGCATCCAAGTTTGACATATAAGTTTGTGGAAACATTTTTGCAAGTTGCAGAAGAAAGAAATATACAATTGATTGTAACAACACATGAATCAAGACTTTTAGATTTTGAATTATTAAGAAGAGATGAAATCTGGTTCGTGAATAAGAATAAATTAGGAAAGTCGACTGTATATTCGCTAGAAGAATATAATGCAAGGTTTGACCAAAAAATTGACAAAGCATATTTGGAAGGTCGATATGGAGGTGTTCCTATTTTTAGCACGGTTTTTCCTGTAAAGGAGGAATAGTGCATGAGAGAAAAAAGAAGTTTTTCAGAAAGAACCAGAGTTCTTCCAAATGACGAGGTAAAGAAAAAATACTTTTTGGTATATGAGGGGAAAAATACAGAAGCTATTTATTTTGAAGCGGTTGACGTATTAAAAGAGTATATTTCAATTAACCCGTTGATAGAGGTTATCCCAGTTATTCGAAGCTATAGTGAAGACGGATGGAGTAATCCCAAGAAAATTCTTGATAGAGTCATACAAAATATTGAAGAATTAAAAAGCGGTGAAGTGTCATATGAAACGCTTCTCAATTGGATAATGGATTATTTTCAGGATTATGGTATTTTGGAAAATAATCGACCGTTAGCAAAAAGTTATTGGACTACATTGCAGCAAATATGTGAAGAAAAGCTAGGGGTATCTCTCGAGGAAAAGGTTGGCAATCTTCAAATGGCATGCGAGATGATCTTTGATATATTGAAAGAAGAATCGAAACTTGAAAATATAGTTGCTGATATTCCAAGAGTAATTAATAATAGTGTATTAACGTACTCAGAAGAAATTGATAAGATATGTTTGATTGTGGATCGAGATAAGGATAGCTTTACACCTGTACAGTATGATTATGTAGTTGAGCAGTGTGAAAATAGAAATTATGGGATATATATTACAAATCCTTGCTTTGAATTCTGGCTGCTAATGCATTTTGATGACGTAAAGGAACTAGATCAAGAGTTACTGCTGGAAAATCCTAAAGTATCTGCGGAAAGAAGGTATTGCGAACAGGAGTTAAGAAAAAGAATTCCTAAATATAGTAAATCTAAATATGATGCAATTGGATTGGTAAGAAATGTGGAAAAAGCAATTCGAAATGAGAGCCTATATTGTGAGAATGAAAAAGAATTGAAAAATACGATAGGAAGTAATGTGGGAATGCTAATACGTGAAATGCAAAAATAGCTATTGTTTTGTAGAGGAAAGGAGGTTGGTAAAACAAAAGGAATATTGGGATATGGAAATATGTGAATGTGGCAACAAAAAAGTCGAAGCGGCAACTTCGACCTGTTGTTAATGACCATAAATGACCATTGGAATATTTAAACAATTCTAATCTATCATTTATCATTCGATAAATCAATCCCTAAACATATGTTTGAAAATTAGTCTCAAACTAGGTCATTGTTTGTTTATATAGAGTAACTTGGTAGTACGAATTGTACTACTGTATTAAGTGTACCTTAAAGGAGGGAAAACAATGAAGTTGAAGGTATCGAAAGAAAACCCAAAAGGTTTGAACACTGAATTTGTAAATATAGAAACGGGTAGACATATCTCATTAGAGCATGCTGTTACTCAAATAAATAAAGGTAATAAAAGTTATGAAAACTATCAAGTTGTAAACAAGGCGAATGGCACAACTTATATTCGCTCAATTGCGGATGACAGCAAAAAGAATAATATTGAGTAGGGAGGTATTATAGATGCGAAAAGCTTTAATTGTTGGAATTGATGATTATACAAATTGTCCATTATATGGATGTTGTAATGATGCGGAGGCAGTGAGTGATGAACTAATAAAAAACGGAGATGGTTCTCCGAACTTTGCAGTAAGAAAAGTTTTGAATGTGCAAACAAAAGGGGAATTACGTCGATTGGTGGAACAGTGTTTTTCTGGATGTGCAGATGTGGCGCTTTTCTATTATTCAGGGCATGGACATGTTGATACAGTTGGTGGCTATCTTGTAACACCGGATTATACAGTTGGAGACTATGGATTATCATTGCAAGACGTGTTAACAATTGCAAATAAATCTCAGTGTAAGGATAAAGTCATAATTCTTGATAGCTGTTATTCGGGCACATTAGGTACAATTAGCACGTTAGGACAAAATACATCAATTATTGGAGAAGGTGTAACGATATTAACAGCTAGTCATTCAACAGAAACTTCTGTTGAAATAAATGGTCATGGGTTATTCACTTCGCTTTTATTAGAAGCACTTAAAGGTGGTGCTGCTGATGTGACAGGGCATATATCATTAGGCGGAATATATGCATATATTGACAAAGCTTTAGGTCCATGGGAGCAGCGCCCTGTATTTAAAACCAATGTGACACGCTTTACATCACTGAAAGATGTAGTTCCACAGATAGATATCTCAATAATTCGAAATATATGTACATATTTCGAAGAAGAAAATAGTGTCTTGCCACTTGATCCATCTTTTGAACCGACAAATACCCCAGAAGATAATCATGAATTGCTGGAACCTTATGCGACTGAGCAGAATATGAAAGTATTTGCGGAATTACAAAAATTAGAAGGTGTTGGATTAGTTGTACCTGTTGAGGAAGAGCATATGTATTTTGCAGCAATGAAATCAAAAGGTTGTGAATTAACTTCTATCGGAAAACAGTATTGGCGATTGGTTAACAAAGGTGCTATTTAAGGGAGGAAATGAAAATGGCAAAAAAAAGAACTTTTATCAGCTTTGATTATGATCATGATAATGATTTGAAGAATTTATTGATTGGACAGGCTAAAAATTCAGATTCTCCGTTTGAAATTATGGATATGTCTATTAAAGAAACCATTGATTCTAATTGGAAAGCCAAAGCTCGCTCACGTATTAAAGGTTGTGATGTAGTAGTTGTTATTTGTGGAATGTATACAAATAAGGCAACGGGAGTAAGTGCGGAATTAAAGATTGCAGAGGAAGAGAGAATTCCGTACTTTTTACTCTATGGTAGAAGTACAGAAAAGTGTGTTAAGCCAATTGGTGCAAAAAGTATAGACAAAATGTATAAATGGACTTGGGATAATCTTAAGGCTTTGATTGGAGGAAGTCGATGATGAAAATCTTTATTTCACATAAAAAAGAAGATGAGTTGACGGCGTTAAAGGTTGTTCATACATTGACATCAATAGGGGTAGATGCTTATTTAGATTTGCTAGATAATATTACTGCAGATGATGGTGAAAAATTGACTAAGCATATACGAGGAAAACTGCATGAGTGTACAGATGTGATTGTTATTCTTTCAAACAATACAAAAAAATCATGGTGGGTTCCGTTTGAAATTGGAATGGCAACGGAAAAGGATATGCCTATAGCAAATTATTTGATTAGTCAGGAAAGTTTACCAGATTATTTGACATACTGGCCACGTTTGAAGAGCCAAGAAGATGTTTTAAAGTATGTTGAAATAAGAAATAAGGTTTCTAAACATATCATTTTAGAAAAGGCATTTAATCATGGATACTATCAAAGGACAGATGGTGGAATGTCAGAAACACAGAGATTTTATCAGGAACTGAAGAAGCATTTATAGTATATAATATGCATACAGGAGGAAATATGTTTCAAGATATTACATTAGGTAAATTCTCATATGATAAGGGTGGACAGATTTATTTAGCTCCAGGCGACAATATGGAATATGGATTAGAGTCAGCATCCTGTATGCATGAACTATTTCATGCGCATTTAGCATTGATATCTAATGCAGGAATACTAATGCATTTGATAGAACTTGAACTTAATAGTGAGCAAGAAGATTTACAATATATGACAGATTTGATTAGAACAAGAGACGCTTTGTATGAGTCAACAAGATCTGTACAAGAGGTTTATGCAAATAGTCTTGAATTGCTTTGGGTAGAAGAAAACTATGGAATAGAAGTGCGAAATCAGGTTTATGAAAAAAAACTTGATGATTATAAACGGTATTTGGATATTGCAAAGAAAAATTGGGACAATGTAGAAGAAACAATAGAAAATA
The Roseburia rectibacter DNA segment above includes these coding regions:
- a CDS encoding DUF3892 domain-containing protein, with amino-acid sequence MKLKVSKENPKGLNTEFVNIETGRHISLEHAVTQINKGNKSYENYQVVNKANGTTYIRSIADDSKKNNIE
- a CDS encoding caspase family protein; protein product: MRKALIVGIDDYTNCPLYGCCNDAEAVSDELIKNGDGSPNFAVRKVLNVQTKGELRRLVEQCFSGCADVALFYYSGHGHVDTVGGYLVTPDYTVGDYGLSLQDVLTIANKSQCKDKVIILDSCYSGTLGTISTLGQNTSIIGEGVTILTASHSTETSVEINGHGLFTSLLLEALKGGAADVTGHISLGGIYAYIDKALGPWEQRPVFKTNVTRFTSLKDVVPQIDISIIRNICTYFEEENSVLPLDPSFEPTNTPEDNHELLEPYATEQNMKVFAELQKLEGVGLVVPVEEEHMYFAAMKSKGCELTSIGKQYWRLVNKGAI
- a CDS encoding TIR domain-containing protein, encoding MAKKRTFISFDYDHDNDLKNLLIGQAKNSDSPFEIMDMSIKETIDSNWKAKARSRIKGCDVVVVICGMYTNKATGVSAELKIAEEERIPYFLLYGRSTEKCVKPIGAKSIDKMYKWTWDNLKALIGGSR
- a CDS encoding toll/interleukin-1 receptor domain-containing protein, with the translated sequence MMKIFISHKKEDELTALKVVHTLTSIGVDAYLDLLDNITADDGEKLTKHIRGKLHECTDVIVILSNNTKKSWWVPFEIGMATEKDMPIANYLISQESLPDYLTYWPRLKSQEDVLKYVEIRNKVSKHIILEKAFNHGYYQRTDGGMSETQRFYQELKKHL